The sequence TTCGGCGATGAGGATCATGTCGAGGTGGAGGGAATCAGCAGCAGTTGCATGGAGAGCGAGAGGAGAGCTCTCCTCGCCATCAAATCCGATATGTACGACCCCGGCGACAGGTTTTCTTCTTGGACCGGCAAAGACTGCTGTGGGTGGAGAGGTGTGGCCTGCGACAACACCACCGGCCATGTCACCAAGCTCGACCTCAGCTACCacgacacatacacatacacatacacatacacatgcgATATGTGGGATGTGTTTTACGATGTGGAAACAATAGGCGCCAGCAAGGTAAATTCATCTTTGCAAGAActgaagtacttgaagtattTGGATTTGAGCATGAATAACTTCTCCCACGCCCCTGTGCCTCGTGTGATTGCTTCACTAGTCCACTTGGAATATCTCAATCTATCTTATGCCATGTTCTATGGACTAGTTCCTCCTCAGTTGGGGAACCTCTCCAACCTACGCTATCTCGACCTTCAGGGAAGGTattatgataggtatcatgatgattTTCTACACGTTGACAATCTCGATTGGCTCTCCCGTATTCCTTCTCTAAAATATCTTGACATGAGCAATCTCGACCTCAGCAAGGCGACCAATTGGTTTTACGTAATTAATTCTATTCCCACACTCGAAGTGCTGCATTTGAGCTATGCAGAACTGCCATCTGTTCCATCTCCTTTGCTCCCTTTCAATCTAACAGCCATCGCTACGTTGGATCTGTCTGGGAATTCCAACGTCACGTCTGCCATGCTAAGATGGCTTTCTAACGCCACCAGCCTCGAGAACCTTGTTCTTTCTGGCTGTCGGAGTCTCACTATCGAGTCGGTACAAGTTGCTCTAGGAGCTCTCCTTAATCTGAAGGAATTAGATTTAACAGGCAACTCCCTTAAAGGAGAAATTCTTGAAATTCTGAACAATGTCAGTAGCAGGGGCCTGAAGCACTTGGATTTGAGATGGAATCAATTATCTGGAGATATTCCTCCAGGGAGCCTTAGAGACCTGGAGTACCTGGACTTATCAACGAATTTAATTGTCGACGTGCATATCTTAGCTTCTCTGGGGAATCTCACAAACTTGCGACATTTAGATTTGAAATGCAATGCAATCAGCGGAGAAATTCCACCAATCGTGGAAGATGCTGTCCGATTGGAGTACCTAGATTTGTCCTTTAATGGCATCATTGGAAAAATACCACAGGCTATCGGCAACCTCAGTAACCTATTGGAATTACATTTATCAGGCAACAAAATTGTGGGATGGATACCATCGAGCATCGGCAACCTCACCAACTTGGTACACTTAGATTTATCATACAACGATATTGTCGGTTGGATACCACCGAGCATCGGCAACCTCAGTAACCTATTGGAATTACATTTATCAGGCAACAAAATTGTGGGATGGATATCACCGAGCATCGGCAACCTCACCAACTTGGTATACTTAGATTTATCAATGAATAATATTAGCGGATACATTCCAGAGACTTTGGGTACTCTCATCCATATGGAGGAATTATATTTGTTTAACAATCGTATTTCTGGACAAATACCAGAAACCATTTGGGATCTTCAAAATCTACGGATATTATTTTTAAGCAATAACCATATGTCTGGGCAGATACCAAAGAAGATCGGTAAACTCCACTACTTGCAAAACTTGGACATGTCATATAACAACTTATCAGGTCAAATACCAACGACGATCGGCAAACTCCACTACTTACTATACTTGGGCATGTCATATAACAACTTATCAGGTCAGATACCAACGACATTGGGTGATCTATGCAATTTGACCTGGTTAGATTTGTCTTTTAATAACATTGGTGGAGATCTTACAAATCTATTCTATGGTTTGTCTACTTGTTCACAAGGAGCATCTATATCATTCTTAGCCCTGAAGGGTAACAATTTAACCGGGATTATTCCTTCGAGCATGGGCCAATTATCTCAGTTACAACAGGTAGACCTCTCCTCAAACTCGCTGGCAGGCAACATCACCGAAGCACACTTTTTAAATCTTACAAGGTTATCAGAATTGATAATCGCTTCCAACTCCTTGAATGTGATGCTACCAAATGATTGGCGACCCCCTTTTAGTGCCAAGATTATCGATCTAAGCTTTTGTCATCTCAGAGGAAAATTTCCTGAATGGTTTCAGACTCAACAACAATTGCAACGGCTTTTTCTATCTGGAGTTGGAGTCTCAGGCAGCCTCCCTATTTGGTTTTCAAATTTCTCAGAAGGTTTAGAAATTATTAACTTGAGCTCCAACTATTTGACTGGTCAATTACCTTCTGCTTCTCAATTCATATTGAATCTCTCCAACAACTTATTTGTCGGACCTATTCCATTGAGCTTGAAAAAAGCTACGAGACTCattttgttatctttgtctcataATCATATCAATGGTGATTTTCCTTCCTTCTTTTGTAACCTGAATTTTCTTAGAGTTCTCGATCTATCTAACAATCACTTAATTGGAGAAGTCCCCGATTGTCATAATTCATTTCCAATCTCTCTACAATCTTTGCATTTAAATAATAACAACCTATCCGGAACAATTCCTTCCTTTTTGAAACATTGTAACCAATTAGTTACCCTTGATCTTGGTGAAaataaattgcatggagaaatacCAACATGGATGGGAAGAAACCTCTCGTCATTGAAGGTTCTTCTTCTGAGGTCAAACTTATTATATGGTGTTATCCCTGAGAACATAGTGGATCTCACTTCTCTTCAGGTATTGGATCTTTCTACCAACAATCTAACCGGTAGTCTACCATCATCTCTAGGAAATTTCAACGCCATGGTTGAGATACAAAATGATACTAGGTCAATGATTCATGTCATCACCTATTATTATACCGAGAGCATCTTAATAACCATAAAAGGATTAAATGTTACTTACACAACCATTCTCTCACTGATGACATGCATAGACTTGTCAAATAATCATCTCTCTGGTGAAATCCCAAAAGAAttgacaaaacttcttggattgcgCTTCCTAAACTTATCCAAGAATCATTTGACGGGAAGGATTCCAGAAAAGATGGGTGACATGACACTATTGGAATCGCTTGACTTATCAGTGAACAGTCTAACAGGGGAGATACCTTCGAGCTTTTCTTCTATGCATTTCCTGGCTCGTTTGAATCTGTCTTACAACAACTTATCAGGAAAAATACCCACTAGTGGTCAACTGTCGACCTTTGAATCATGGACATATGTGGGTAACAAAGACCTCTGCGGTAAGCCACTGCCAGATTGCCCTGTTTATCAAACTCCACCTGACGCCAGAGTTAAACATGAATATGATGAGAAGCTGGACAAATTATTGGAGTACACCAGTATTGTGGTCGGATTTGTGGTTGGCTTTTGGCTGTTTATTGGCACTCTCATCATGAAGCAGGCCATCAGATTCGCTTTCTTCCGATGGATCGACAAGGCCTGCGACTGGATCTATGTTCAGTTTGCAGTAAAGCTTGCGAAGCTCAAATCCAAATGGCAAACGATGACATGAGCTGTGGGTAAGTGCTCAAGTGTGTCATGTTATCCTTTGTAGTTAGTCGCATCGAAATCTTGCGTTAGCATGTAATGATGTTATCATATTATGCTGTTATGATTAAGCTGAAATAAGCATCATAGATTCTCTGTATACATTACATGTATTATTTCTAGTATCATAACATCTCCATCTATCATCATTTTCCTGGCCTTCGTTTATCGATCGTTACATATCTgacaactaaaagattaattgcaAGAGTGTATGCCATACATACTCTGTTTGCTAAGGAAATAGTTAATCTACCTATATTTAATCAATGTTTGAGAGTGGAGATTGTGTTCTTCTGTTTGTTCTTACAATATATTATTATGCTGAAATTAGATAAAGATAATGACAATCATAGTGTAGAGAGACATTTAGACAATAAAATTATAATCATTAATGAGGACATGCTCTTAGTGTTCAGCTGAAATCATTGTCTTATTCGAGTGAAGAATCTTTCTTTTCTGAGATGAGATTGTATATTTTGATCCTCCTCAAAATTCATATAGTATGAGACTCACTCTTCATTTTCTACCAGAGTACATATGTTTTTTTCTGCTAAAATAAAATCCATATccgtcaattttttttaaagtgaattattattaataaataagtTTTATAAATTCTACCAGACTCACTTTGGGTGCAAAAGCTTGAGAACTTTTGATTATATAATTATCTTAAGAGAGGTATTCTATGTTTCTTGATTGTGTTTTTTTCGTTAATCAACATTTTATGTTATGTGCATTTGTTTCAGTATTCATAATCtcggagtatatatatatattttgtttctttttcctgGAAATCATATTTTGCAGGACTCGCAGAACTTTGATTTAGGTATTACCAGAATGCTTTATATAAGTTCCCGATTTGCTGCTATTTTGGGGTTTCTATAATAAAAAGCAGATTGCCACCAGTTCAGTTGATGCAGGAGTCAAactagaagaagatgatgatggagaTATGCTTGAAACAATAATATTAGATGTTGCTAGCGTTGTCGTGGGATTCATAGTTGTTTCTGGGGTTTCTATCGGCGTAGTGATCATGAAACAAGGCTTAAGGATTACTCTCTTCCAACAAATCGACAACATCTATGGCTGGATGCAGATATGTGCAGCCGAAAGCTGAAGCCCAAAATAATGACGAAGAATCAATTGAACTGTGGCAAAGTGCTAAGATTGTCTATGTAGACTTCATGTATTTGTGTTATAGTGTTTTGATTCATGAATGACCATTTGGTGTTGTCCAGAAATAAGGTTATTGTTTAAAGATAACATCTGAGACACGGCATCAGGATACCTCTGTTCCAGTTGATCGACAGGACTTGTGATTGGATCAATGTGCAGGTGGCAGTAAAGCTGAAGGAACCAAAGTGCAAATGGCGAAGAATGACTTGAAGAATCACTAAGCATCTCAAGCTCATGTCATCCTCTTCATGTTATGCTGTATTTATGTTTCATGTAATTGTTGTAGTCTCTTTAGAATCTTAAATGTATTGGCAACTTGCTGCTGGTTTTTAGTGCAGTGAAACTTAATTTACTGCATCACCTATTGCT comes from Musa acuminata AAA Group cultivar baxijiao chromosome BXJ3-3, Cavendish_Baxijiao_AAA, whole genome shotgun sequence and encodes:
- the LOC103974784 gene encoding receptor-like protein EIX2, with the translated sequence MAAAGSGSFQFGRIASKRLMMLVALLLVSCCLGHGFGDEDHVEVEGISSSCMESERRALLAIKSDMYDPGDRFSSWTGKDCCGWRGVACDNTTGHVTKLDLSYHDTYTYTYTYTCDMWDVFYDVETIGASKVNSSLQELKYLKYLDLSMNNFSHAPVPRVIASLVHLEYLNLSYAMFYGLVPPQLGNLSNLRYLDLQGRYYDRYHDDFLHVDNLDWLSRIPSLKYLDMSNLDLSKATNWFYVINSIPTLEVLHLSYAELPSVPSPLLPFNLTAIATLDLSGNSNVTSAMLRWLSNATSLENLVLSGCRSLTIESVQVALGALLNLKELDLTGNSLKGEILEILNNVSSRGLKHLDLRWNQLSGDIPPGSLRDLEYLDLSTNLIVDVHILASLGNLTNLRHLDLKCNAISGEIPPIVEDAVRLEYLDLSFNGIIGKIPQAIGNLSNLLELHLSGNKIVGWIPSSIGNLTNLVHLDLSYNDIVGWIPPSIGNLSNLLELHLSGNKIVGWISPSIGNLTNLVYLDLSMNNISGYIPETLGTLIHMEELYLFNNRISGQIPETIWDLQNLRILFLSNNHMSGQIPKKIGKLHYLQNLDMSYNNLSGQIPTTIGKLHYLLYLGMSYNNLSGQIPTTLGDLCNLTWLDLSFNNIGGDLTNLFYGLSTCSQGASISFLALKGNNLTGIIPSSMGQLSQLQQVDLSSNSLAGNITEAHFLNLTRLSELIIASNSLNVMLPNDWRPPFSAKIIDLSFCHLRGKFPEWFQTQQQLQRLFLSGVGVSGSLPIWFSNFSEGLEIINLSSNYLTGQLPSASQFILNLSNNLFVGPIPLSLKKATRLILLSLSHNHINGDFPSFFCNLNFLRVLDLSNNHLIGEVPDCHNSFPISLQSLHLNNNNLSGTIPSFLKHCNQLVTLDLGENKLHGEIPTWMGRNLSSLKVLLLRSNLLYGVIPENIVDLTSLQVLDLSTNNLTGSLPSSLGNFNAMVEIQNDTRSMIHVITYYYTESILITIKGLNVTYTTILSLMTCIDLSNNHLSGEIPKELTKLLGLRFLNLSKNHLTGRIPEKMGDMTLLESLDLSVNSLTGEIPSSFSSMHFLARLNLSYNNLSGKIPTSGQLSTFESWTYVGNKDLCGKPLPDCPVYQTPPDARVKHEYDEKLDKLLEYTSIVVGFVVGFWLFIGTLIMKQAIRFAFFRWIDKACDWIYVQFAVKLAKLKSKWQTMT